A region of Lycium barbarum isolate Lr01 chromosome 3, ASM1917538v2, whole genome shotgun sequence DNA encodes the following proteins:
- the LOC132630669 gene encoding uncharacterized protein LOC132630669, whose product MPKWSPQINHLSYADDTILFCSGDGYSLKKMMMRLRNYEKASGQLVNTDKSCYYVHHKVSARVNSRIKRHTKMRHGSFPFTYLGCPVFYGRRRLIYYEDLIKKVMKRILSWQNRLLSFGGRYVLVNHVLQTMPVYLLSAMNPPSGVIKQLHKIFAKFFGAIQCGRSLWGSYMLNKYCKKWHPTMALERGGSHT is encoded by the exons atgccaaaatggagtcctcAAATCAATCACCTATCATATGCTGATGACACAATATTATTCTGTTCTGGGGATGGATATTCTTTAAAGAAAATGATGATGAGATTGAGGAATTATGAGAAGGCTTCAGGACAGCTGGTCAATACTGATAAAAGTTGTTACTATGTTCATCACAAGGTCTCAGCCAGAGTTAATAGCAGGATTAAAAGACATACTAAGATGAGACATGGATCCTTTCCTTTCACATATTTAGGCTGTCCAGTGTTTTATGGAAGAAGGAGATTGATATATTATGAGGATTTGATCAAAAAAGTGATGAAAAGGATTCTGTCTTGGCAAAACAGACTGTTATCTTTTGGAGGTAGATATGTGCTGGTCAATCATGTATTGCAAACCATGCCAGTATATTTACTATCAGCTATGAATCCTCCTTCTGGGGTGATAAAACAACTGCACAAGATTTTTGCCAAATTCTTTGGAGCAATACA ATGTGGAAGAAGCTTATGGGGTAGCTACATGCTGAATAAATACTGCAAGAAATGGCATCCTACTATGGCATTGGAGAGAGGAGGATCTCACACATAG
- the LOC132630670 gene encoding uncharacterized protein LOC132630670, with protein sequence MEPFEDPIAIEEYRRKLGFQNCKVNCSGKIWIFWTYEWLGVVISESEQQVTLQLTHSSLNQSVLVSVVYAKCDRHERGELWEDMVDLANQQDLPWIIGGDFNVIVSDEEKQGGRPVSSNETLDFSTCIQSCGLIDVGFTGSKFTWWNGKTEKDCIFKRLDRILVNQQVLNIMPSTTVTHMIRHGSDHAPLHLECNSNAHPIVKSFKFLNFWTKHHIFMEVVRENWTADCGNPFYVFHHKLKKLKRALVQWSRSTYGNKFQQIDTIEDTIKVKELQFENNASRENRMLLHQAQAELTRFLHLEVEYWKQKAGMKWFNEGDKNTKFFHSYVKGRRNKLTLKRIQDPSGTWLENEVDIGSEAIRFFESQFSEENSGGDYALLKNIPKLIT encoded by the coding sequence ATGGAACCTTTTGAAGATCCTATTGCTATTGAAGAGTATAGAAGGAAGTTAGGCTTTCAAAATTGCAAGGTGAATTGTTCAGGAAAAATCTGGATTTTTTGGACATATGAATGGCTTGGTGTAGTTATATCTGAATCAGAACAGCAGGTTACTTTGCAACTAACTCACTCATCCTTGAATCAATCAGTGCTAGTGTCAGTAGTCTATGCTAAATGTGATAGACATGAGAGGGGGGAGTTGTGGGAAGATATGGTAGACTTGGCAAATCAACAAGACCTTCCTTGGATAATAGgaggggattttaatgtcatAGTGTCTGATGAGGAGAAGCAAGGTGGCCGTCCAGTCTCATCCAATGAGACTTTGGATTTTTCTACCTGTATACAAAGTTGTGGTTTGATTGATGTAGGATTCACTGGAAGTAaattcacatggtggaatgggaaGACTGAAAAAGATTGCATATTCAAAAGGTTAGATAGAATACTGGTGAATCAGCAAGTGTTAAATATCATGCCATCCACAACAGTGACTCATATGATTAGAcatggttctgatcatgcaccacTACATCTTGAGTGTAACAGCAATGCACATCCTATTGTCAAATCTTTTAAGTTTCTTAACTTCTGGACAAAGCATCATATATTTATGGAGGTGGTAAGGGAGAATTGGACTGCTGATTGTGGAAATCCATTCTATGTATTTCATCACAAGTTGAAGAAACTTAAAAGAGCACTGGTTCAATGGAGCAGGAGCACATATGGGAATAAATTTCAGCAGATTGACACTATTGAAGATACTATAAAGGTGAAGGAGTTGCAGTTTGAAAATAATGCTTCAAGGGAGAATAGAATGTTGTTACATCAAGCACAGGCTGAACTAACCAGATTTTTACACTTGGAGGTAGAGTATTGGAAGCAGAAAGCTGGTATGAAATGGTTCAATGAAGGAGACAAAAATACAAAATTCTTCCATTCATATGTGAAGGGCAGGAGGAATAAACTAACTCTGAAAAGAATACAAGATCCTTCTGGTACATGGTTGGAAAATGAAGTAGATATTGGTTCTGAGGCAATCAGGTTCTTTGAGTCACAGTTTAGTGAAGAAAATTCAGGAGGGGATTATGCATTGTTGAAAAATATTCCTAAATTGATAACTTAA